Proteins encoded in a region of the Leifsonia sp. PS1209 genome:
- a CDS encoding DNA topoisomerase IB: MTRLRRSDPSGPGYRRISTKKAPTYQDEAGNTIVDERELERIRSLVVPPAWQDVWISPDARGHIQAVGYDQAGRKQYLYHESWRLHQDRVKFERAAQLAETLPAARRRVTMDLRQEGFGRDRILAAALRIIDLGSLRIGSEEYLHANGSRGLTTLLCRHVAIDGDDVTLTFPAKSAQKWTSTITDPDVAALLSEIVAARGQRSRLLSWKDGTWHTIRPASLNEYIRRQTRGEFTAKDFRTLHGTITAAATLAGLGTGGTERERTKRITAAVAAAADALGNTPAIARNSYIDPRIFDRYRQGEVIDLSNGRAPEPALLELLA, from the coding sequence GTGACGCGCCTCCGCCGCAGCGACCCGTCCGGGCCCGGCTACCGCAGGATCAGCACGAAGAAGGCGCCGACGTACCAGGACGAGGCCGGCAACACGATCGTGGACGAGCGCGAGCTGGAGCGCATCCGGTCGCTGGTGGTCCCGCCCGCCTGGCAGGACGTGTGGATCTCGCCGGACGCGCGGGGGCACATCCAGGCCGTCGGCTACGACCAGGCCGGGCGGAAGCAGTACCTCTACCACGAGTCCTGGCGCCTGCATCAGGACAGGGTCAAGTTCGAGCGGGCGGCCCAGCTGGCCGAGACGCTGCCCGCCGCGCGCCGCCGCGTCACGATGGACCTGCGGCAGGAGGGCTTCGGCAGGGACCGGATCCTGGCGGCGGCGCTCAGGATCATCGACCTCGGCTCGCTCAGGATCGGCAGCGAGGAGTATCTGCACGCCAACGGCAGCAGGGGACTCACCACGCTGCTCTGCCGCCACGTCGCCATCGACGGGGACGACGTGACGCTGACGTTCCCGGCCAAGAGCGCGCAGAAGTGGACGAGCACGATCACCGATCCGGATGTGGCGGCTCTGCTCTCCGAGATCGTCGCGGCGCGCGGCCAGCGCTCGCGGCTGCTGTCCTGGAAGGACGGCACCTGGCACACGATCCGTCCCGCGTCGCTCAACGAGTACATCCGGCGGCAGACGCGCGGCGAGTTCACCGCGAAGGACTTCCGCACCCTGCACGGCACGATCACGGCGGCGGCGACGCTCGCCGGTCTCGGAACGGGCGGCACGGAGCGGGAGCGGACGAAGCGCATCACCGCGGCGGTCGCTGCGGCAGCGGACGCGCTCGGCAACACCCCGGCGATCGCGCGCAACAGCTACATCGACCCGCGCATCTTCGACCGCTACCGGCAGGGTGAGGTGATCGACCTGTCCAACGGCCGCGCACCGGAGCCCGCACTGCTGGAACTGCTCGCCTAG